The Luteolibacter rhizosphaerae genome window below encodes:
- a CDS encoding glycine zipper domain-containing protein has protein sequence MKMTLCKCTAASLGVAIMLPSCADPAVTSLIGAGAGAVIGHQIGGHRGAVIGGLVGAGIGYAIGKANAEQKRLAEQRAAVALSKPKVRQQVKTSKAKYVAVPVPKAKDQQGPSTQLMKVNAQTGKPTGDIYAPPSSVKDGQEVKLGGDTAVYCGTSINKA, from the coding sequence ATGAAAATGACACTCTGCAAATGCACGGCTGCCTCTCTTGGGGTGGCAATCATGCTGCCTTCCTGCGCGGATCCCGCGGTCACATCCCTGATCGGAGCCGGTGCCGGTGCCGTCATCGGCCACCAGATCGGCGGACACCGCGGCGCCGTCATCGGCGGTTTGGTGGGTGCCGGAATCGGCTATGCCATCGGCAAGGCGAATGCCGAACAGAAGCGCCTCGCGGAGCAGCGCGCCGCCGTCGCGCTTAGCAAGCCGAAGGTCCGCCAGCAGGTGAAGACCAGCAAGGCCAAATACGTCGCCGTCCCGGTCCCGAAGGCCAAGGACCAGCAGGGCCCGAGCACCCAGCTCATGAAGGTCAACGCCCAGACTGGCAAGCCGACCGGCGACATCTACGCCCCGCCGTCCTCCGTGAAGGACGGCCAAGAGGTGAAGCTCGGCGGCGATACCGCGGTCTACTGCGGAACCTCCATTAACAAGGCCTGA
- a CDS encoding protein kinase domain-containing protein, which produces MATGPLHFDPFEVLQNDKGEPWILGQGSFGTTYKVQHQKLGRICALKVIRDSLVHGSGEGAERETARFFAEVKALANMHHHGIAVVFEYQDRPEEGYFYYAMEFCKGGNLQELVAQEGPLPWPVARWMVLQVAEALKYAHGCGLLHRDIKPANIMLAEPWPDQQVKLIDFGILQPLEGAAGEGQNVSSTHGGEGVFNDATASPEQMLSGMLDARSDLYSLGITLWWLLIGENPFAGQTRAQLITDRLRSDYANELPAHLDPEAREILLGLLAKRPEDRFADAQALITRITGGLLQSSSQIAAPVAQTAAAPPPPAPVLTTPTPYDENYSIPNPGSDLVTKTGQAAIYRVKQRSSGEIVAAITAEAGMNQETRDGLRTAAAAREDLGCYRMLDWCSSANEEYFIASLPSGQSLLEILRKFGSARAQDAVPLLGALARSFDASMARTTRGIRLELADIRVSSRSGQSDLAAFSGWADIDPGSASSLPSFQSDGDQDVGGTLDISSAGPVNPVSRFAALIYRLISGGNPPYASYFTDSGYVMISGLSEEGNHLLAKALSGGEESTKLESLLNRLANLESISVPGKGTNASTSRTQPVAATASASATVAPPPPPPAVPVQAAAPAANKSAPPLPPVSIPTAPPAHPVAQPAGKKSPLVWIIAGAAALIAVAGGVWVMSSSAAKERKAEADRLEALQRKAQEESAAQFESIRLQMEKKEKEEQASAAEEKRKAEEERQKMAQEREEAMKREQEREAKATDLEVKRLGQILDSNSSSSGDKADAFARIKELADKGHLQAIAICGAAYFNGNGTTKDPKEAYRLFQIGVQNKIPRSMRGLGHWHASGGGGTGEPNLTEAIRWYKEAAKLNDADAAMTLGLLYFNGDKGLEPNKVEGAKWFEVAAKGGVPAAMMTIGHSYKLGNGVEVDPERAFQWYKKAADTGLADALVEVGKCYADGSGVPEDKGKAVTIFQEAAKAGNLEAIVTLGRCYQHGLGVPQDIGEARRLFNQAKNQGHPKAGAFLEELN; this is translated from the coding sequence ATGGCAACCGGACCGCTGCATTTCGACCCCTTCGAGGTTCTTCAAAACGACAAGGGAGAGCCGTGGATCCTGGGCCAAGGATCCTTCGGCACGACTTACAAAGTCCAGCACCAGAAGCTGGGGCGGATCTGCGCGCTGAAGGTGATCCGCGACTCGCTGGTCCATGGTTCCGGAGAAGGGGCCGAGCGCGAGACGGCGCGGTTCTTCGCCGAGGTGAAGGCCTTGGCGAACATGCATCACCACGGGATCGCGGTGGTGTTCGAGTACCAGGACCGCCCGGAAGAGGGCTACTTCTACTACGCGATGGAGTTCTGCAAGGGTGGCAACCTGCAGGAGTTGGTGGCGCAAGAGGGCCCCCTGCCTTGGCCGGTGGCGCGCTGGATGGTGCTGCAGGTCGCGGAGGCCCTGAAATATGCCCACGGCTGCGGGCTGCTGCACCGCGACATCAAGCCCGCCAATATCATGCTGGCCGAGCCATGGCCGGACCAGCAGGTGAAGCTGATCGATTTCGGAATCCTGCAGCCGCTGGAAGGCGCTGCCGGAGAAGGGCAGAATGTCTCTTCCACCCACGGCGGAGAAGGCGTCTTCAATGACGCCACCGCCAGCCCGGAGCAGATGCTGTCCGGCATGCTCGACGCGCGTTCCGACCTTTACTCGCTCGGGATCACGCTGTGGTGGCTTTTGATCGGGGAGAATCCCTTCGCCGGCCAGACGCGGGCGCAGTTGATTACCGACCGCTTGCGCTCCGACTACGCCAACGAATTGCCAGCGCACTTGGATCCGGAGGCCCGGGAGATCCTGCTGGGCCTGCTGGCCAAGCGCCCTGAAGACCGTTTCGCGGATGCCCAGGCATTGATCACGCGGATCACCGGCGGACTGCTGCAGAGCTCGTCACAAATCGCCGCCCCGGTCGCCCAGACGGCAGCCGCTCCGCCACCACCCGCTCCTGTCCTTACCACACCGACCCCTTACGACGAGAACTATTCGATCCCCAATCCCGGCAGCGATCTGGTAACCAAGACGGGCCAAGCGGCGATCTACCGGGTCAAGCAACGCTCCAGCGGCGAAATCGTGGCCGCGATCACCGCGGAAGCGGGAATGAACCAAGAGACCCGGGATGGCTTGCGGACCGCCGCCGCCGCCCGCGAAGACCTCGGCTGCTATCGCATGCTCGATTGGTGCTCTTCCGCGAACGAGGAATACTTCATCGCCAGCCTGCCGAGCGGCCAAAGCCTGCTAGAAATCTTGCGGAAGTTCGGCTCCGCCCGGGCACAGGATGCGGTGCCGCTGCTGGGGGCACTTGCCCGCTCCTTCGACGCGAGCATGGCACGGACCACCCGCGGGATCCGCTTGGAACTCGCCGACATCCGCGTTTCGTCCCGCAGCGGGCAGAGCGATCTAGCCGCCTTCAGCGGCTGGGCCGACATTGATCCGGGATCGGCCAGCAGCCTGCCGAGCTTCCAGAGCGACGGCGACCAGGATGTTGGCGGCACACTCGACATCTCCAGCGCCGGTCCGGTGAATCCGGTTTCCCGTTTTGCCGCGCTCATCTACCGCCTGATTTCGGGCGGGAATCCGCCTTACGCCTCCTACTTCACGGACTCCGGATACGTGATGATCTCCGGACTCTCGGAAGAAGGAAACCACCTTCTGGCCAAGGCCCTGTCTGGCGGCGAAGAAAGCACGAAGCTGGAGAGCCTGCTGAACCGGCTCGCGAACCTCGAATCCATCTCCGTGCCGGGCAAAGGCACCAACGCGAGCACGAGCCGGACACAGCCCGTGGCTGCCACGGCGAGCGCCAGCGCGACAGTCGCCCCACCGCCGCCACCTCCGGCAGTGCCCGTCCAAGCGGCGGCGCCTGCGGCTAACAAGTCCGCCCCGCCTCTTCCGCCCGTCTCCATCCCAACAGCGCCACCGGCCCATCCTGTCGCGCAGCCGGCGGGCAAGAAATCGCCCCTCGTCTGGATCATCGCGGGAGCTGCGGCCCTGATCGCCGTGGCAGGAGGGGTATGGGTGATGAGTTCTTCCGCCGCCAAGGAGCGAAAGGCGGAAGCCGACCGCCTCGAAGCGCTGCAGCGAAAGGCCCAAGAGGAAAGCGCGGCCCAATTCGAATCCATCCGTCTCCAGATGGAGAAGAAGGAGAAGGAAGAACAGGCCAGCGCCGCCGAAGAGAAACGCAAGGCCGAGGAAGAACGCCAGAAGATGGCACAGGAGCGGGAAGAGGCCATGAAGCGCGAGCAAGAGCGCGAAGCGAAGGCCACCGACCTCGAGGTCAAGCGTCTCGGGCAAATCCTCGACAGCAACAGCAGTTCTTCCGGGGACAAGGCCGATGCATTCGCGCGTATCAAGGAGCTGGCGGACAAAGGCCACCTTCAAGCGATCGCCATCTGCGGAGCGGCTTATTTCAACGGCAACGGAACCACCAAGGATCCCAAGGAGGCTTACCGGCTGTTCCAGATCGGGGTGCAGAACAAGATTCCCCGCTCCATGCGAGGGCTTGGTCACTGGCATGCCAGCGGCGGTGGCGGCACCGGCGAGCCGAATCTCACCGAAGCAATCCGCTGGTACAAGGAAGCCGCCAAACTCAATGACGCCGATGCGGCCATGACTCTGGGCCTGCTCTACTTCAATGGAGACAAAGGCCTAGAGCCGAACAAGGTGGAAGGAGCGAAGTGGTTCGAAGTCGCGGCCAAAGGGGGCGTCCCCGCCGCGATGATGACGATCGGACATTCCTACAAGTTGGGCAACGGGGTGGAGGTCGACCCGGAACGAGCCTTCCAATGGTACAAGAAGGCGGCCGACACCGGACTGGCAGACGCCTTGGTGGAAGTCGGAAAATGCTATGCCGATGGTTCGGGCGTGCCAGAAGACAAGGGCAAGGCGGTGACGATCTTCCAAGAAGCCGCGAAGGCAGGAAACCTCGAAGCCATCGTAACACTCGGGCGCTGCTACCAGCACGGCCTTGGGGTGCCGCAGGACATCGGGGAAGCCAGAAGACTCTTCAATCAGGCGAAGAACCAAGGGCACCCGAAGGCCGGCGCTTTCCTTGAAGAGCTGAACTGA
- a CDS encoding ATP-binding cassette domain-containing protein, whose protein sequence is MEAELTIGQASGLVRFSLQKGSYGIAGLAAKRPTLVAAQGEPAPELIVEWDPALRALMWRPGNASRTATQALRPGETFALDQFTFGFSLKWDPPTLGGATWESLPLEAGRSYVFSRGGGDPAEAGDTVIGLDGQDRTISKTHARLRQEAGEWILSDHSSTETLLNGEPFTATKLIFGDRFKIGDYVFEFRGSKIDRVDHSGSGRVVADNLSVVVKDRQTGQPLSILNKVGVQIGTGDFIGVLGGSGSGKSTLLKALCGIRPADEGKVLIGGIDNLQLNKLRPGAIGYVPQDDIVHLELVVRDAFYLAARLRLKLPERQRKALADRTIDLLGLTEHAGKRVYHLSGGQRKRVSLGIELLSKPSVLFLDEPSSGLDPATEESLMELLQSLTLTNLTVVCTTHVLQKAYLFDRLIFIHGGRLIFEGNSSQARDFFVNRVSGIADSHHGSRSSGGMVKTSPLERIYSEVLRGKKSAAEWEKEFNEWPGRLVANATQAKEEEKQAAPQTREKKVPATTRFFTLLLRQWKILGADWLNLAFLFCQVLVIGLLIAVVSDEFGFRLFLGLIATMWFGCSNGAQQIVGELPIVQREQICGLGRNVYLSSKFVFQGFISCAQALLLFLIIVPVGSLIHPIDFDEENFKNMYEMRVAQDFAPPASETIEEEDEPFVPVDDESEDGAEAAPAETAAAEKPAEAEKKKPGILDLPPTWLVSAIAKTFVMEDSIIESGERPINNAEGLPVLGLDGQPMKYESIPVWRVLITGVSLKLFAFFGAALVGVGLGLAVSAWVRTPTQAVMWVPLLLIPQILFGGYVVTLPKMSPAVRAFSQVFPSYSCQRIIDVSNLYGRATPFTTNHTKHPVFLTGAAEPEEISWEERGEKVSESFDRESYVNTSWQNLAVNAEKLGQHKKIWEVAGTDAYGSEIKRKRDTVESRGDVKYSKGTPFLFTFPAVVACWVLLGWLLFCYVAGLFGIHCKTNG, encoded by the coding sequence ATGGAGGCGGAACTTACCATCGGACAGGCCTCGGGCCTGGTACGGTTTTCACTGCAAAAGGGCTCCTACGGCATCGCCGGACTGGCGGCGAAGCGGCCGACGCTGGTTGCGGCGCAAGGCGAGCCGGCACCGGAGCTGATCGTCGAGTGGGATCCCGCCCTACGGGCGCTCATGTGGCGGCCGGGCAATGCCTCGCGCACCGCGACCCAAGCACTGCGGCCGGGTGAGACCTTCGCGCTCGATCAATTCACCTTCGGCTTCTCGCTGAAATGGGATCCGCCGACACTGGGCGGCGCGACATGGGAGTCCCTGCCTTTGGAGGCAGGCAGGTCCTACGTTTTCTCCCGCGGCGGCGGTGATCCGGCGGAAGCGGGTGACACGGTCATCGGGCTGGACGGCCAAGACCGCACGATCTCCAAGACGCATGCCCGACTCCGGCAGGAAGCCGGGGAGTGGATCCTCTCCGACCACAGCTCCACCGAGACGCTGCTGAACGGCGAGCCCTTCACGGCGACGAAGCTGATCTTCGGCGACCGCTTCAAGATCGGCGACTACGTCTTCGAGTTCCGCGGCTCGAAGATCGACCGCGTGGACCACTCCGGCTCCGGACGGGTAGTGGCGGACAACCTGAGCGTGGTGGTGAAAGACCGCCAGACCGGTCAGCCGCTGAGCATCCTGAACAAGGTAGGCGTCCAGATCGGCACCGGTGACTTCATCGGGGTACTGGGCGGTTCCGGCTCCGGCAAATCCACCCTGCTGAAAGCGCTGTGCGGCATTCGCCCCGCGGACGAGGGCAAGGTGCTGATCGGCGGGATCGACAACCTGCAGCTCAACAAGCTGCGCCCGGGCGCGATCGGCTACGTGCCGCAGGACGACATCGTGCACCTGGAACTGGTGGTGCGGGATGCCTTCTATCTGGCGGCCCGGTTGCGGCTGAAACTGCCGGAGCGGCAGCGCAAGGCGCTGGCGGACCGGACGATCGATCTACTTGGACTGACCGAGCACGCGGGCAAGCGCGTCTATCATCTCTCCGGCGGGCAGCGGAAGCGCGTGAGCCTGGGCATCGAGCTTCTCTCGAAGCCGTCCGTGCTCTTCCTGGACGAGCCTTCCTCCGGTCTGGACCCGGCGACCGAGGAGTCGCTGATGGAGCTGCTGCAATCGCTCACGCTGACCAACCTGACGGTGGTCTGCACGACGCACGTGCTGCAGAAGGCCTACCTCTTCGACCGGCTGATCTTCATCCACGGCGGGCGCCTGATCTTCGAAGGCAACTCCTCCCAAGCGCGCGACTTCTTCGTCAACCGCGTGTCGGGCATCGCGGATTCCCATCACGGCAGCCGGTCCTCGGGCGGGATGGTGAAGACCTCCCCGCTGGAGCGGATCTACTCCGAAGTGCTGCGGGGCAAGAAGAGCGCCGCGGAATGGGAAAAGGAATTCAACGAGTGGCCCGGCCGCCTGGTAGCGAATGCGACGCAGGCGAAGGAGGAAGAGAAGCAAGCGGCCCCACAGACCCGCGAGAAGAAGGTGCCGGCAACGACACGCTTCTTCACGCTGCTGCTGCGGCAGTGGAAGATCCTGGGCGCGGACTGGCTGAACCTAGCCTTCCTCTTCTGCCAGGTTCTGGTGATCGGCCTGCTGATCGCGGTGGTCTCGGACGAATTCGGCTTCCGGCTCTTCCTGGGCCTGATCGCCACGATGTGGTTCGGCTGTAGCAACGGCGCGCAGCAGATCGTGGGCGAGCTGCCGATCGTGCAGCGCGAGCAGATCTGCGGGCTGGGGCGCAATGTTTACCTAAGCTCGAAGTTCGTCTTCCAAGGCTTCATCTCCTGCGCGCAGGCGTTGCTGCTGTTCCTGATCATCGTGCCGGTGGGATCGCTGATCCACCCGATCGACTTCGACGAAGAGAACTTCAAGAACATGTACGAGATGCGGGTGGCGCAGGACTTCGCGCCGCCGGCCTCCGAAACGATCGAAGAAGAGGATGAGCCCTTCGTGCCCGTGGACGATGAGTCCGAGGATGGCGCCGAAGCCGCACCGGCCGAGACCGCGGCTGCCGAGAAACCGGCCGAGGCAGAGAAGAAGAAGCCCGGGATTCTGGACCTGCCGCCGACTTGGCTGGTGTCCGCGATCGCGAAGACCTTCGTGATGGAGGACAGCATCATCGAATCCGGCGAGAGGCCGATCAACAATGCGGAAGGCCTGCCCGTGCTGGGCTTGGACGGGCAGCCGATGAAGTATGAGTCGATCCCGGTGTGGCGGGTGCTGATCACCGGCGTAAGCTTGAAGCTCTTCGCCTTCTTCGGTGCCGCGCTGGTGGGTGTGGGTCTGGGCCTGGCGGTATCCGCATGGGTGCGCACTCCGACCCAGGCGGTGATGTGGGTGCCGCTGCTGCTGATCCCGCAGATCCTCTTCGGCGGCTATGTGGTGACCCTGCCGAAGATGTCCCCGGCTGTGCGGGCCTTCTCACAGGTCTTCCCGAGCTACTCGTGCCAGCGGATCATCGACGTCTCGAATCTTTACGGCCGGGCAACGCCCTTCACGACGAACCACACCAAGCACCCCGTCTTCCTAACAGGGGCGGCGGAGCCGGAGGAAATCTCCTGGGAGGAGCGCGGCGAGAAGGTGTCCGAAAGCTTCGACCGCGAGTCCTATGTGAACACCTCCTGGCAGAACCTGGCGGTGAACGCGGAAAAGCTGGGCCAACACAAGAAGATCTGGGAAGTGGCGGGCACGGATGCCTACGGCTCCGAGATCAAGCGCAAGCGCGATACCGTGGAAAGCCGCGGCGACGTGAAGTATAGCAAGGGCACGCCCTTCCTCTTCACCTTCCCCGCGGTGGTGGCCTGTTGGGTTCTGCTAGGCTGGCTTCTCTTCTGTTACGTGGCCGGACTTTTCGGCATCCACTGCAAGACCAACGGCTGA
- a CDS encoding serine/threonine-protein kinase, which translates to MTPQEKLVYGSYEVLKNDDGSLFVLGEGSFGLTYKARHVFLGRVSALKVIREELLNQGSKTDHEESNRFLSEARAVGRLNHPGIATIHDCAIDQGVFYYAMEFCDGGTLQDWCDKNGPMPWPEVRQIALQIAAALDYAHSIGFLHRDLKPANIMLNGEGAARQIKLIDFGLAIKLNNAIESSSATVRVDQQVFRGNFATASPEQILEQPLDQRSDLFSLGVTLWWLLIGKNPFGDMKRGPLIADRVGPSSYASTLPLDLDPEARLLLEGLLEKDAGNRTASARVVVDLLSGSIHSAAASTPLAPLMSEEAPHVLEPLPAPPDLEEGYSMGGILSAGSQIKLYAARTLDTDEAVVAMVPGSSLDADALGGMRFAASCQLDFGAYAMLDWRDSGGSDVFILTKPQGCSLLLVLRKFGPAKFGDALPFLSHLARCCDSSIDWTSFGIQMDPGEILVRARDGSTDIERFSSWSDLDPQATRCLPLFASDTENAAATEATLSSSSAREFPPIAQFAALIYRILAGTAVRYAAFFTSNGYVMASGLSEDGNVLLADTICAPSTQPSACRFLQLLASLESLPMSELSPITQAPSAEEIEIGKMTPTSSPGSIDEILTRGPLLQAAAVVPAKFDSSVSVHDKVAELERELALARQAAEAETLRLEEARREQEREAQRLIEEAKRQAEEKAREEAEARQRAEENRLAAEARRIQDEKRRVAEEAAARQAEMAAEARRAAQAAAQAAAEASRLEAEAKRKAAEAEEARKKAEAEAAEKAAAEEARRKEEEAKRAAAEEAKKIAEEEARKKEEEAKKAAAEEARLREEELKKAAEESRLKAEEAQRAAQEEARRAIEEARQAAEERKRLDAERKAAESAAVARRKEEEAKRKAEEQEAKRQAEQKKREEEAARKAAEADAKRKAAEADKRRLEEEKLAAKAKAAAEKEEAIRQQKEAEQKRAQVEPRLSAAVLRRKEEEERRKSEERDLAASTLAPAPVPAVPPKVESSPVPPEPLAPLSSSYRADKPPQGSAKKNVAIAACLLLLLGGGFAAFKRSAGKDGSTPQAPPAPETATNKPAVPDPAPSPAAPAESPKPKPAPIPAKATHFNVSVTKEADDKAGGYSYSDLTIEEVGKPSNKKKPEELIEAAPGSRWKITFVGDLDDKKDALLASVVLALPSTLTQSEPPELKVTVPSSLPVARFENTSPQRDYTGIQFKGPDAGSIDEAEIGLSDNSSTRNIKSNELAPSSELIKARTRPFPTPDNPALFPLVGSGGWSAIYTGSLLGNSETLELHASNTTGLVGAVKVPRPFSGRYSLFAPMLKFVGSELSDDTPVKIAGNRLAEADYFNSVIYPQDLGEGFRAHIAAKFSDSGQPDRIALVMEIDASEEGAEGKPAAILSFLSHGVFLYQTGKAAVLSKTAEGIKLQFTPSAVRLLDHTEATLGPFFESYRAAIDRRQVDVDNLLSSTFTDWIAFRQSGKVADGSKIDFSKWDSIAANSPLNPYYVDVVPSGARLRVTRIAERIPKNQLHPKYQSSPDAAEELEAVYLRRREDATTLLQSSP; encoded by the coding sequence ATGACCCCGCAAGAAAAGCTCGTCTATGGCTCCTACGAGGTCCTGAAGAATGACGATGGCAGCCTCTTCGTCCTCGGAGAGGGCAGCTTCGGACTGACTTATAAGGCACGTCACGTTTTCTTGGGGCGGGTCAGCGCGCTGAAGGTGATCCGGGAGGAGCTGCTGAACCAAGGCAGCAAGACCGATCACGAGGAATCGAACCGCTTTCTGAGCGAAGCACGAGCCGTCGGCAGGCTGAATCATCCCGGCATCGCGACGATCCACGACTGCGCGATCGACCAAGGCGTCTTCTACTACGCGATGGAGTTCTGCGACGGCGGGACGCTGCAGGACTGGTGCGACAAGAACGGGCCGATGCCCTGGCCGGAGGTGCGGCAGATCGCGCTGCAGATCGCGGCCGCGCTGGACTACGCGCACTCGATCGGCTTCCTGCACCGCGACCTGAAGCCCGCGAACATCATGCTGAACGGCGAGGGTGCCGCGCGGCAGATCAAGCTGATCGACTTCGGCCTGGCGATCAAACTGAACAATGCGATCGAGTCTTCCTCCGCGACGGTGCGGGTGGACCAGCAGGTTTTCCGCGGGAACTTCGCGACCGCGAGTCCGGAGCAGATCCTGGAGCAGCCGCTGGATCAGCGCAGCGATCTCTTCTCGCTGGGGGTGACGCTCTGGTGGCTGCTGATCGGGAAGAACCCCTTCGGCGACATGAAGCGCGGGCCGCTGATCGCGGACCGGGTGGGGCCGTCGTCCTACGCTTCCACGCTGCCGCTGGACCTGGATCCCGAGGCGCGGCTGCTACTGGAGGGCCTGCTAGAGAAGGATGCAGGGAACCGCACCGCCTCCGCGCGGGTAGTGGTGGATCTGCTCAGCGGATCGATACATTCGGCTGCGGCTTCCACGCCGCTGGCACCGCTGATGAGCGAGGAGGCACCGCATGTGCTGGAGCCGCTGCCGGCACCCCCGGATCTGGAAGAGGGTTACTCCATGGGCGGTATCCTGTCCGCAGGAAGCCAGATCAAACTTTACGCGGCGCGGACTCTGGACACCGATGAGGCGGTGGTGGCGATGGTCCCGGGATCGTCGCTCGATGCCGATGCACTCGGCGGGATGCGTTTCGCGGCGAGTTGCCAGCTGGATTTCGGCGCGTATGCGATGCTGGACTGGCGCGACTCCGGCGGGAGCGATGTCTTCATCCTGACGAAGCCGCAGGGCTGCAGCCTGCTGCTGGTGCTGCGGAAGTTCGGGCCGGCGAAGTTCGGGGATGCGCTGCCCTTCCTCTCTCATCTGGCGCGCTGCTGCGACTCCAGCATCGATTGGACTTCTTTCGGTATCCAGATGGATCCGGGTGAGATCCTGGTGCGGGCGCGCGATGGCAGCACGGATATCGAGCGCTTCAGCTCATGGTCCGACCTGGATCCGCAAGCGACGCGGTGCTTACCGCTCTTCGCCTCCGACACGGAGAATGCGGCGGCGACGGAGGCCACGCTTTCATCTTCCTCGGCGCGGGAGTTTCCGCCGATCGCGCAGTTTGCGGCGTTGATCTACCGGATCCTGGCCGGCACGGCGGTGCGGTATGCGGCCTTCTTCACGTCGAACGGCTATGTGATGGCCTCCGGACTTTCGGAGGATGGCAACGTGCTGCTGGCGGATACGATCTGTGCGCCATCGACGCAGCCATCGGCGTGTCGCTTCCTGCAACTGCTGGCGAGCTTGGAATCGCTGCCGATGTCGGAGCTGAGTCCGATCACGCAAGCGCCGAGCGCCGAGGAGATCGAGATCGGGAAGATGACTCCGACGAGCTCGCCGGGATCGATCGACGAGATCCTGACGCGAGGGCCTCTGCTGCAAGCGGCTGCGGTAGTGCCCGCCAAGTTCGACAGCTCGGTATCCGTTCACGACAAGGTGGCCGAACTGGAGCGCGAGTTGGCGCTCGCACGACAGGCGGCCGAGGCGGAGACCTTGAGGCTGGAAGAGGCGAGACGTGAACAGGAGCGGGAGGCTCAACGCTTGATCGAAGAAGCGAAGCGCCAGGCTGAAGAGAAGGCCCGGGAAGAAGCGGAGGCGAGACAACGGGCGGAGGAGAACCGCTTGGCGGCGGAGGCACGCCGGATTCAGGACGAGAAGCGTCGCGTGGCAGAGGAAGCCGCAGCCCGGCAGGCCGAGATGGCTGCGGAGGCACGCCGCGCTGCGCAAGCCGCTGCACAGGCGGCGGCAGAGGCCAGCCGGCTCGAAGCCGAAGCCAAGCGCAAGGCCGCCGAGGCGGAAGAAGCACGCAAGAAAGCGGAGGCCGAAGCTGCTGAGAAAGCCGCTGCCGAGGAGGCGCGCCGGAAGGAGGAAGAAGCCAAGAGGGCTGCTGCCGAAGAGGCCAAGAAGATTGCCGAGGAGGAGGCCCGCAAGAAGGAGGAGGAAGCCAAGAAGGCCGCTGCGGAGGAGGCGCGTCTCAGGGAAGAAGAGTTGAAGAAGGCAGCCGAGGAATCTCGTCTCAAGGCCGAAGAAGCACAAAGGGCCGCTCAGGAGGAAGCCCGTCGGGCGATCGAGGAAGCGAGGCAGGCAGCCGAAGAACGCAAGCGATTGGATGCCGAACGGAAGGCGGCTGAATCCGCCGCGGTAGCACGTCGGAAGGAAGAGGAAGCGAAGCGCAAGGCGGAGGAGCAGGAAGCGAAACGGCAGGCGGAGCAGAAGAAGCGCGAGGAAGAAGCGGCTCGAAAAGCCGCTGAAGCGGATGCGAAGCGGAAGGCTGCGGAGGCTGACAAGCGTCGCCTAGAAGAGGAAAAGCTGGCCGCGAAAGCGAAAGCCGCAGCCGAGAAAGAGGAAGCCATCCGACAACAAAAAGAGGCCGAGCAAAAACGAGCTCAGGTCGAACCACGTTTGTCCGCGGCCGTCCTCCGGCGCAAGGAAGAGGAAGAGAGACGGAAAAGCGAAGAGCGGGACTTGGCTGCATCTACGCTCGCACCTGCCCCCGTGCCTGCGGTGCCGCCGAAGGTGGAAAGTTCTCCGGTTCCTCCTGAGCCGCTTGCCCCGCTTTCGAGCAGCTACCGGGCAGACAAGCCGCCGCAAGGTTCAGCGAAGAAAAACGTGGCCATCGCTGCATGTTTGCTGCTTCTGCTAGGAGGCGGTTTCGCCGCTTTCAAGCGGAGTGCCGGAAAAGATGGATCAACACCGCAAGCTCCACCTGCGCCTGAGACCGCGACGAACAAGCCTGCGGTTCCTGATCCCGCGCCCTCACCCGCGGCTCCTGCCGAAAGTCCGAAGCCCAAGCCCGCTCCGATACCGGCCAAGGCGACTCACTTTAATGTCTCCGTCACCAAGGAGGCCGATGACAAGGCAGGAGGCTATTCCTACTCCGATCTCACGATCGAAGAGGTTGGAAAGCCTTCTAACAAGAAGAAGCCGGAAGAGCTGATCGAAGCGGCACCCGGATCGCGGTGGAAGATCACGTTCGTAGGAGATCTGGACGACAAGAAGGATGCGCTTTTGGCATCGGTCGTCCTCGCCCTGCCTTCCACGCTCACCCAATCCGAGCCGCCTGAACTGAAAGTCACCGTTCCCTCGTCCCTTCCGGTAGCGCGGTTTGAGAACACCTCCCCACAGCGCGACTACACGGGGATCCAATTCAAGGGACCCGATGCCGGATCCATCGACGAGGCCGAGATTGGCCTTTCGGACAACTCTTCGACCAGGAACATCAAATCGAACGAACTGGCGCCTTCAAGCGAGCTGATCAAAGCCCGCACGCGGCCATTCCCAACTCCTGACAATCCGGCTCTTTTCCCGCTTGTGGGTAGCGGAGGGTGGTCCGCCATTTACACGGGGAGCTTGCTGGGAAATAGCGAGACGCTTGAGCTGCATGCCTCGAATACGACGGGCCTAGTAGGAGCAGTCAAGGTGCCCCGCCCCTTCAGCGGCCGCTATTCTTTGTTCGCGCCGATGCTGAAGTTCGTGGGTTCGGAACTATCGGACGATACGCCCGTGAAGATCGCGGGAAACCGTCTCGCGGAGGCCGACTACTTCAATTCGGTGATCTATCCCCAAGACCTTGGCGAAGGATTCCGTGCCCACATCGCTGCAAAGTTCTCGGACAGTGGCCAGCCTGACAGGATTGCCCTGGTCATGGAAATCGATGCTTCAGAAGAGGGAGCGGAAGGAAAGCCCGCGGCGATCCTGAGTTTCCTATCGCACGGGGTCTTCCTGTATCAGACCGGGAAGGCGGCGGTGCTCTCGAAGACCGCGGAGGGAATCAAGCTACAGTTCACGCCCTCGGCTGTTAGACTTCTCGATCATACCGAAGCGACCCTTGGACCTTTCTTCGAAAGCTACCGGGCAGCGATCGATAGAAGACAAGTCGATGTGGATAATTTACTCTCGTCCACTTTTACCGACTGGATTGCATTCCGCCAGAGCGGAAAAGTTGCCGACGGCTCCAAGATAGACTTCTCGAAGTGGGACTCCATCGCGGCAAACTCACCGCTGAACCCGTATTATGTCGATGTCGTTCCCTCCGGGGCACGCTTGCGGGTGACACGGATTGCAGAACGGATTCCGAAGAACCAACTTCATCCTAAATACCAATCCAGCCCGGATGCCGCGGAGGAACTGGAGGCCGTCTACCTCAGGAGGAGAGAAGACGCGACCACATTGCTCCAGTCATCTCCCTGA